In the genome of Chryseobacterium phocaeense, the window AACGACACAAAATATGCCAAACCGGTCATCATTACTACCTGAAAGCCGGTCCATTTCCAGCTTTTGGTTTCTCTGTAGACTACTGCCAGTGTGGAAACACACTGCATTGCAAATGCGTAAAATAAAAGTACTGAAATCCCGGTAGCAAAGCTGAACACCTTTTCACCGTTGGGCTTCACATCTCTTCTCATTTTGTCAATCACTTTCACTTCCGGAGCATCATCTTCCAGGCTGTACAGGGTAGACATGGTTCCTACAAAAACTTCTCTCGCCACAAAGCTGGTTAGGATTCCCACTCCCATTTTCCAATCGTAACCCAGAGGTTCGATAAGAGGCTCTATTCCTTTACCCATCTTAGCGAGATAAGAATGATCCAGCTCCACATTGGTAGCTACAAACTGATCCGGGTTCTGTTTAGGCCCGAAATAGCTCAGAAACCAGATGATGATACTTACGATAAAAATAATCTTTCCTGCTCCTGTAATGAAATCCCAGACTTTCCCCAGAACCATCTTCAGATCATATCCGAAAAGCGGCTTTTTATAGGTTGGAAGGTCCATTACCAGATAGGTTTTTCCTTCATTTTTGATAAATCTTTTCAGAATAGCTGCTGAAAATAATGCGACAAGGAAACCGAGAAGATACATTCCCATCAGCACCAGTGCTTTATATTTAATTCCAAGGAAGGTTCCTTCTGAAATAATAAGCCCGATAATGATGCTGTACACCGGAAGCCTTGCCGAGCAGGTCATAAAAGGGGTTACAAGTATCGTCAGAAGCCTTTCTCTTAAGTTCTCAATATTTCTTGTGGAAATCACGGCTGGAATAGCACAGGCCGTTCCTGATACCAGCGGCACAATACTTTTTCCATTCAGTCCGAACGGGCGCAGCAGCCTGTCCATGAGGAAAACAACCCTTGCCATATATCCTGAATCCTCCAATAAATAAAGGAAATATAATAAAATCCCGATCTGCGGTGCAAAGACTACAATTCCCCCGACACCGGGAACAATTCCATTCGAGATCAAAGAATTGATGGGTCCTTCCGGCAAATGTTCCGCAGTAAATGCTGCCAGCCATGAGAAAAGGTCTTCAATCCAGGTCATCGGATATTCTGCCAGGAAGAATACACTCTGGAAAATAACCAGTAGAATAGCCAGGAACACCACGTAGCCCCAGAATTTGTGAACCAGGACTTTGTCCAGCTTTTCGGTCAGAAGTTCCTTAAACTGGGCTTTTTTAGAGATCACATCTGCCAGTATTTTATCTACTTTCTGGTATCTTCTTACGGTTTCCTGCACCTGAAGTCTTTTGGGAACCAGACTTTTGGAATCCGGTTCATTCATCATATCCTTAATGGATTCTATCCTTCCCAGGTCTGTTCCCAGAGAAAGGCTCATCCAGGCTTTATATTCATTGTCCAGACCTTTATGGGCCGCCAATTTCTGAATAAAATCTTTATGTTCGTTCGGAGTTTCGAAAGAGTTTTTGTCTGCCTTCACAAAACTGTTCTTGAGGACAGCTTCTTTGATCTGATCTATTCCCACATGCTCTTTGGCATTGGTTTGAATGATCTGAATTCCCAAGGCATCAGAAAACTTCTGAATATCAATAGTGATTCCGCGTCTTTCTGCCTGGTCGATCTGGTTCACCACCAGAATCATTGGAACTCCCAGATCCTGTATCTGCTGAAACAAAAGCAATCCTCTCTTTAAACTGAGAGCTTCCAGAATATAGATGACGCCGGCATAATTTTTTTGTTCGTCAATAAGAAATTTAGAAAAAATAGCTTCATCCTCAGAGCTTGGGTATACGCTGTATGAACCCGGAAGATCGATCACCTCAACCTCTTCGTTCTTATAGGTATAATTCCCGGAATGGCTGGCAACGGTAACTCCTGCATAATTTCCGGTTTTCTGCTTTTTGTTGCACAGTGCATTGAAAACCGTAGACTTTCCTACATTAGGATTTCCGACTAAAAGGACCTGTTTTTTCTTATTTTCCTGCATTAATTCAATTCTTCAACAATGATATAATTTCCTTCTTCTTCACGTAAAGCAATGCGGCTTTTTTCCTCCCCAAACTCTACATACATAGGACCATTGAACGGGGCCTGGTATAAGATCCTGAAAATGGTTTCCGGCAGAAGCCCCATTTCAATAATCTTATTGGGCATTTTAAGGTGATCATTATCATAACCCAAAATTTTCCCCATTTTGTTTTTTGGGAATCCGCTTAATTTATGTAAGTCCTTCTCTTTCAAAGCCTGCTTTTTTTTGTAAACGCAAATATACGCTATTTAAATTTAATCTAAATAACAACAGGTATGAAAGAAATCAACCCGAATACATGTCTGTATCCGGGTTGATTCTGAATATAATTTAGTAGATATGAATGCTTATTTTTTCTTTTTGTCCTGACTGGTTTCTGCCGAAATTTCTATCGGGTTGTCATTGGCACTGTAAAAGTCTTTGTATTGTTTTTCCTGTTTTTTAACCATATCTCCTACGGTACCATCCATTCCAGGAACTGTTTTAGAGAGCATTTCCTGCGTCATCATGGGTCTGATAGAAGCGAAAGGATCTTTTTTGAAATCATTGAATGTTCTTTCGAATTTCTCTCTTGGAAGTTCATTTACTTTTCCTCCTTTTGCCTGCATCAGGTTTTCGATATAAGAATATTCTGTATAATCTTTTACTTTTTTATTCCCCTGCAGCACCCATGAATAGTTCTTCTGGTCATCTTCAATTTTCACGATCAGCCCCGGAAGTCCAAAGAATTTGTACGGTCCATCCTGAAACGGAAGGTCTGTACTGAACCATGCAGTCCATTTTCTTCCTCCAAATTCAGTGGTTGCCTTTTGGGTGTTATATTCTCCTATCTTTTGCTTGTCGTTAAGGATATTCCAGTTAAATTTCAGGTCTTCGCTGTAGCCAATATTGCTTGGGGTAAAACCGTTTGCGATTTTATCTACATACTGAACTTTCATACCTGGATACGACTTGTAGATTCTGGCAGAAATTTTCGGGCTTTTCAATGTTTTTGAAAGGTCTTTCATCATTCCCGCCTTCTGCATGGCTTCTATTTCAATTTTCATGATAGAATCCTGTGCAATGACCGTATAATCCTGGTACACAGATCTGTTTTTGTCTGTAATATCAAGAATGGTAATTACTTTATCTAGTTTGGTAGAATCTTTTTTCGGTTTAAAAGTCAATTCGTAAAAGAAACGGTTTGCTGTTTCTTTTGAATCTTTAGAATCCTGCGCCGATGCAAAGGCAAAAAGGGCGATAAAGAATACAGAAAATAGTTTTTTCATTGTAATACTGTTTATATAATTAGTTCCTGATTGATGAAATATGTTACAGTTTTTTTTCAAAATTTTATTTATTCGTTTATAAACTACTGATGATCAGGATTCTATTTTATTTCAATCGTTAAGAGGATGGGAGATGGAGACTGGAAGTTACCAGCCCCACTACTATCAAATATTGTCTCAGAGTTTTGATAAACTTTTTTATACCGTTAAAGTTCTTCCTGAACAACTATAACTTCCATCTTCGTACTTCACACTTCCCGACTATATCCTTCTCCCGGATTCAGATTAATTTATGATTCTCTTAAAACATTTTCTTTTGTAAAAGGCTTACCTTTAAGTGCTAAAAAACAAAAATAATATGGACACTTTATCACAATTCAAAGATGAACTTGAAACGGAGTACCAGACGACCCGAAAGTTTTTCGAAATCTATCCGGATGGACTGAACGACTATGCTCCTCACGAAAAAAGCATGAAAATGATGCATCTTGCGACCCACATTGCGGAGATCTTCGGGTGGGCGGATACGATGCTGAAAACTTCCGACCTTGATTTTGCCAAAGGGGATTTCCAGCCCAAGCATCTTTCTACGAAAGAAGATCTTCTTGGGGTGCTTGATGAAAATTACAAAAACTCACAGCTGGCACTTGATCATGCGAAGGAAGAGAACCTTAACGATTTCTGGGCGTTAAAGAACGATGGTCATGAATTGGCCAAATGGACCAAATACGGCTCTATCCGCCATTCATTAAACCAGATCACGCATCACCGCGCACAGCTTGGGGTTTATTACAGAATAAACGATATTCCGCTTCCCGGAAGCTATGGCCCTTCTGCAGACCATCAGGGCTTTTAGAGAAACAGATTATTCCTAAAATAAAAAAACCAATCCGCGGATTGGTTTTTTTATTTTATTTAAAGTTGAATTTTACGGTAAACATCACTTGGCTTGGGCGGAGCTGATATCTTGTATAGGTTATGTTGGTCGTATTGATATCATAGGTTTCGAATACCTTCTTATTGGCAATGTTCATCCATTTAAGCTCGAAATCAATTTTCTTCTTAGCCCATGTAAACTGATAGGAAACGTCATAGAAGCCGTTGTGATATTTCTGATCTCCTGCATTGGTATTCACCTGATCCCAGTTGAATCCAATGGTGTGGTCTTCCACAGGATAGAAGAATGCAGCCAGATTATGGGTAAATCCTGTTCTCACAGCATTGGAGTTAATACCTCCGGTACTGGTTTGCTTTGTTCTGGAAATACTTGCATTATAATCTATACTCATCCAGCTGAAATAAGAGTTGTTCAGTTTAATTCCATAAGACTGGCCAATGTTCTTGTTGGTGTAAGCGTCATTATTCAGGAATGCATCAGATTTTGTTGTATTGTTGCTATAGCTAAGGGAAGCATTGGTTTTAAGTTTTGGGAAATATTTTCCGACTTCCATACTATAGCCA includes:
- a CDS encoding FeoA family protein, translated to MKEKDLHKLSGFPKNKMGKILGYDNDHLKMPNKIIEMGLLPETIFRILYQAPFNGPMYVEFGEEKSRIALREEEGNYIIVEELN
- the feoB gene encoding ferrous iron transport protein B, whose protein sequence is MQENKKKQVLLVGNPNVGKSTVFNALCNKKQKTGNYAGVTVASHSGNYTYKNEEVEVIDLPGSYSVYPSSEDEAIFSKFLIDEQKNYAGVIYILEALSLKRGLLLFQQIQDLGVPMILVVNQIDQAERRGITIDIQKFSDALGIQIIQTNAKEHVGIDQIKEAVLKNSFVKADKNSFETPNEHKDFIQKLAAHKGLDNEYKAWMSLSLGTDLGRIESIKDMMNEPDSKSLVPKRLQVQETVRRYQKVDKILADVISKKAQFKELLTEKLDKVLVHKFWGYVVFLAILLVIFQSVFFLAEYPMTWIEDLFSWLAAFTAEHLPEGPINSLISNGIVPGVGGIVVFAPQIGILLYFLYLLEDSGYMARVVFLMDRLLRPFGLNGKSIVPLVSGTACAIPAVISTRNIENLRERLLTILVTPFMTCSARLPVYSIIIGLIISEGTFLGIKYKALVLMGMYLLGFLVALFSAAILKRFIKNEGKTYLVMDLPTYKKPLFGYDLKMVLGKVWDFITGAGKIIFIVSIIIWFLSYFGPKQNPDQFVATNVELDHSYLAKMGKGIEPLIEPLGYDWKMGVGILTSFVAREVFVGTMSTLYSLEDDAPEVKVIDKMRRDVKPNGEKVFSFATGISVLLFYAFAMQCVSTLAVVYRETKSWKWTGFQVVMMTGLAYFVSLIAYQILK
- a CDS encoding DinB family protein, producing the protein MDTLSQFKDELETEYQTTRKFFEIYPDGLNDYAPHEKSMKMMHLATHIAEIFGWADTMLKTSDLDFAKGDFQPKHLSTKEDLLGVLDENYKNSQLALDHAKEENLNDFWALKNDGHELAKWTKYGSIRHSLNQITHHRAQLGVYYRINDIPLPGSYGPSADHQGF
- a CDS encoding GLPGLI family protein produces the protein MKKLFSVFFIALFAFASAQDSKDSKETANRFFYELTFKPKKDSTKLDKVITILDITDKNRSVYQDYTVIAQDSIMKIEIEAMQKAGMMKDLSKTLKSPKISARIYKSYPGMKVQYVDKIANGFTPSNIGYSEDLKFNWNILNDKQKIGEYNTQKATTEFGGRKWTAWFSTDLPFQDGPYKFFGLPGLIVKIEDDQKNYSWVLQGNKKVKDYTEYSYIENLMQAKGGKVNELPREKFERTFNDFKKDPFASIRPMMTQEMLSKTVPGMDGTVGDMVKKQEKQYKDFYSANDNPIEISAETSQDKKKK